In Capsicum annuum cultivar UCD-10X-F1 chromosome 7, UCD10Xv1.1, whole genome shotgun sequence, one genomic interval encodes:
- the LOC107877261 gene encoding late embryogenesis abundant protein At1g64065 yields MKEAGHKNSRRNLKICCGVTLLLSITLIIVSITLFHTVLKPKKPQITLHPISLDEIESQIFSRLSSNVTLRLRLIITIKNPNYGSFKYKDSIASLIYHGNNSVGEIVIEHGTVPSKGELNINSYANIIGEKIITSTYFVKDIEAGSLNMTSNLTLHGKVKVLKVFKIHATVTSHCDISVLVHSLAIKLRCHSKVRL; encoded by the coding sequence ATGAAAGAAGCAGGACACAAAAATTCGAGGAGAAATCTCAAGATTTGTTGTGGTGTTACTTTACTTTTGtcaattactcttataattgttTCTATCACTTTATTCCATACTGTTCTAAAGCCCAAAAAACCTCAAATCACTCTCCACCCTATTTCTCTAGATGAAATTGAATCCCAAATCTTTTCACGATTAAGCTCAAACGTGACattaagattaaggttgataaTCACGATTAAGAATCCGAATTATGGAAGCTTCAAATACAAGGACTCAATAGCTTCTCTTATTTACCATGGTAACAATTCAGTGggtgaaattgtaattgaacatGGAACTGTTCCATCTAAGGGAGAGTTAAATATAAACAGTTATGCTAATATTATTGGGGAAAAAATTATAACAAGTACTTATTTTGTGAAGGATATTGAGGCTGGAAGTTTGAACATGACATCCAATTTAACTTTGCATGGTAAAGTGAAGGTGCTCAAAGTTTTCAAGATTCATGCAACTGTTACTAGCCATTGTGACATTTCAGTTTTGGTTCATTCTCTTGCTATTAAATTAAGGTGTCATTCGAAAGTCAGGTTATAA